Sequence from the uncultured Flavobacterium sp. genome:
ATATCGATTTAAACCATCCCAGGTTCCTATCCAAAGCAAGTTTTCAGAATCTTGAAATATAGCGTTGATCGAACTATTAGATAAGCCCTTTGTATTGTCTAATTGTTCTAAAGAATATTTTAAGTCTAATGATTTATAAGAATTCCAAACTAATTTATAATCCGGATTGTCATTTTTAGGTTCTTGACTTTTACCAAACTGACGAGTTGCCGAATTATTATTTAAAGATTTTTTTTCTTTTTTATTACAAGAAAGTAGTGATATAAATATCAAACAACAAAATATGGTTTTAATTTTCAAGGGGATATTCTTTTAGTAATTATCAAAGTCGATATAGTCATTGTTTCAGTTCTATAACATCAGTTATATTTATTCTGAATTACATTCTTATACGATTGGGTGATATAACTTATATTTAGAATGTAAACTAAATTGCTATTTTGCGAAGTGTAAGATATGGAAAAGCACACTGATAATAAGTGATTTTTATCAGATATTTTTTGAAGGAATAAAAGTTTAGGAGTACGTTTATTTTGATATTTGCAATTAGAAAATAAAAGGTTTTATTCTTCTTCTGAAGTCTTAATAGAAATAGGGCAGTTCTATGGAATCAAAAAAAAGCTGATACTTATTGTATCAGCTTTTTTTTGTTTTTATACTTTTTTGACTTTCTTTAAAGCCTCTATGTAGTTTTCGTTTACTTTTTCCCAATTTATATGTTGATAAAAAGCATCAATATAACTTCCTTTTCTGTTTTGGTAATCCAAGTAATAAGCATGTTCCCATAAATCAATTCCTAAAATAGGAGTTCCGGGAATCAAAGCATTTTTCATTAACGGATTATCTTGATTATCAGTCGTCGTTACTTGTAGTTTTCCGTATCTGTCAACTACTAACCAAACCCAGCCAGAACCAAATTGCTTTGTTGCCTGACCTTTAAACTGATTTGTAAGGTTGCTAAATGAACCAAATTCTTTATTTATAGAACCAACCAAAGTATCTTTTGGAGTTGTCTCTTTTGGAGTCAGAATATTAAAATACAAAGTGTGATTGTAATATCCACCAGCATTTTGACGAAGTTTTGCATTGTTGAGATCCATTTTTTTTAAGATATCTTCAATTGGCAAGTTTTCAAATTCAGTATTTAAAATCTCCTTATTTAGATTATTCGTATACGTTAAATAATGCTTTGAATAATGCGTTTCCATAGTGAGCGTTCTTATTGCCGGCGCCAATCCATCATAAGAAAAAGGAAGTTTTGTTAATTCAAAAGATCCCGGATCTGCTTTTACATCATTTGGAGATCCAATCGTTATTTTTTCTTCTTTTGTAGGCAAAGGAACTTCTACAACTTCAGTTAGCTTATTATTATCATTACAAGAAAATAATAATAAAAATGAAGCTAGAATCCCAAAACGAGTAATGTTTTTCTCCATAATGTTAGTTATTTTGATATTAATGAATTAATAATTTCTATGTAGCATTCTTTAGCCTCATCGATTGATATACGACTTATTTGCATCCAAGCATTTGTTTTGAAAGCATCACGTAAATCAAAATTCTCAGATTGATTGTAAACAGCTGATCCAAAAGTTGCCTGTTTGTAATAAGCATAAAGCCTTAGCTGCACATCTTGTGGCAGCGAGGCCTGAGTCATTTTTAAAGCAGTTTCTACAGCCTCTGAAAAACGAGTATCTAAATCTTTTTCGGTCATTTAAGCTTTTGTAGCAATAATGGTTTTTCCTCCAATTGCTTTTTGGTTTAATACTACATTAATTGGAGTACCTAAAGGTAAAAATAAATCTACTCTTGAACCAAATTTAATGAAACCGGCATCAGTTCCCTGAACAACCTGCATTCCTTCTTGTGCATAATTTACAATTCTACGTGCCAAAGCACCTGCAATTTGTCTGTATAGAATCTGTCCGAAAGTTTCGTTTTCAATTACAACAGTTGTTCTTTCGTTTTCCTCGCTTGCTTTTGGATGCCATGCAACTAAAAACTTACCAGGGTGGTATTTACTAAATTTTATAATACCGTCCATAGCATAACGTGTAACGTGTACGTTAATTGGCGACATGAAAATAGAAACTTGTAAACGTTTGTCTTTGAAGAATTCACCTTCATAAACTTCTTCGATAACCACAACTTTTCCGTCAACAGGAGCAAGAATATGATCGCTGTTTCTGATTGCAATTCTTTTAGGATTTCTAAAGAATTGTAAAATAATAATCAAAACCAATAAACCTGCTAGTTGCACTAGTATTCTTAACCAACTGATATCAATAAATTTTTCAGCAAGCAAAATTACGGCAACAGCAAATACAGTACCTAATAAAATGGATGGTCCTCCTTCTTTATGAAACATAATATAAAATTTGATAAAATAAAAATATAATTGGTGCTACAAATATAACACTATCTAGTCGATCTAATACACCTCCGTGGCCAGGCATTATCGAGCCACTGTCTTTTACACCTGCAACTCTTTTGAATTTTGATTCGATCAAATCTCCAATAGTTCCAAAAATGCTAACAATTAAAGCAATTATCATCCAGATTAAGATAGATTTATTGCTAAATTCAGGTTTAGGCTGTATGTATAATTTTGATATTAAAAAACCGGCAAAAGCAGCAAAAACAACTCCGCCAAGAAAACCTTCTATTGTTTTTTTAGGAGAAATACGTTCAAATAATTTGTGTTTACCCATAGATTTCCCAACCAGATAGGCAAAAGTATCGTTGGTCCAGATTAAGACAAATAAACCAATAATAATTTTTGGATTATAATCTTTAATTCCGAAAGAAATTTTTGTGATAAAAAGAAAAGGCAGCATAATATACCCAATCAAATAAATGTATTTTGAAGCTTTACTAATACTTTGAGTATCATCAAATAAAAAGAAAATACATTTTATAGAGACAATCAGAGTGATTATAAGTAAAACAGAAAATAATTTATCTGTATCAACTGTAATTTGGATATTATCTTTTAGAAATTTGTTGATGTAATTCTCCGTTTCGGTTCTATAAAAACTAATTAAAGAAACCGTAGAGTAAAACAGCGTAACAAATAGAATAGAAATAACTTTATTGATATTAACTAAATTGCAAAATTCATAAGTTGCAATAATTAGAAAAATACCAAAAAGAATGATAAAACTCTCTGTTGAAAACAGAATAGAAGTTAGTAATAAAGCGATATAAACAGCACCAGAAATGGTTCTCTTGAGTGTTTCATTCATCTTAAAGATCTTCTAAGAGCAATAAATAAAGATTCTTGGCAACACTTCCGTATTGTGTAAAATCCTCTTCTTTCGCTTTTTCGAAATATTTTATTGTGGTAATGTTAGTAGGATAATCTCTTTCGTATTTACGTTTAATGGCACTTAAACCATCACTTTTTATAGAAAGGATCTGACTTGTTGTAGCAATAATTACAATATTTGCAGGTAATTCGTTTGGTTTGTTTTGTCTGATTTGTTTTGAAGAGAACAAAATAGAACCTTCATCAGCAATTAGATTTTCGCAGCTTGCCAAAAGGAATTTTGGTCTTGTTGGTGCAATATAAAGTAACTTGTTTTCATCTAATAAATGAAAAAGACCTGGTTCATAACAAAGAACTTCATTTTCGAACCAATCGTTTTCTTCTAAAATATTTTCAAATTGTTCTGCTACTTCTTGTTTGTTTTCACAATACAAAAACTTTCCTCCGTTTTTCTTAAAATTGAAAATGAACCTTTCGTCTATAGACAAATGGCTATCCTGAATGGAATTGCCTGCATATTCGCTTTCATTCTCTTCGTCGGAAGCGGCATCACTTGAACCAAATATTTTTTTGAAAAAATTCATTTTTATATGAAATACTTTACATGTTAATTGAAAACGTTCAAAGATAAAAAAATCTTAATTCAAAAGGCTATTTTGAATTAAGATTTTAAAAAATATTGCATATTTCTGAATAATTTACGAAACCACTTCTTCTAAATTTTTATCAAAAGTACGTTTTCCGAAAATTGTTTCTAAGT
This genomic interval carries:
- a CDS encoding superoxide dismutase; amino-acid sequence: MEKNITRFGILASFLLLFSCNDNNKLTEVVEVPLPTKEEKITIGSPNDVKADPGSFELTKLPFSYDGLAPAIRTLTMETHYSKHYLTYTNNLNKEILNTEFENLPIEDILKKMDLNNAKLRQNAGGYYNHTLYFNILTPKETTPKDTLVGSINKEFGSFSNLTNQFKGQATKQFGSGWVWLVVDRYGKLQVTTTDNQDNPLMKNALIPGTPILGIDLWEHAYYLDYQNRKGSYIDAFYQHINWEKVNENYIEALKKVKKV
- a CDS encoding acyl-CoA-binding protein, which translates into the protein MTEKDLDTRFSEAVETALKMTQASLPQDVQLRLYAYYKQATFGSAVYNQSENFDLRDAFKTNAWMQISRISIDEAKECYIEIINSLISK
- a CDS encoding phosphatidylserine decarboxylase family protein → MFHKEGGPSILLGTVFAVAVILLAEKFIDISWLRILVQLAGLLVLIIILQFFRNPKRIAIRNSDHILAPVDGKVVVIEEVYEGEFFKDKRLQVSIFMSPINVHVTRYAMDGIIKFSKYHPGKFLVAWHPKASEENERTTVVIENETFGQILYRQIAGALARRIVNYAQEGMQVVQGTDAGFIKFGSRVDLFLPLGTPINVVLNQKAIGGKTIIATKA
- a CDS encoding phosphatidate cytidylyltransferase is translated as MNETLKRTISGAVYIALLLTSILFSTESFIILFGIFLIIATYEFCNLVNINKVISILFVTLFYSTVSLISFYRTETENYINKFLKDNIQITVDTDKLFSVLLIITLIVSIKCIFFLFDDTQSISKASKYIYLIGYIMLPFLFITKISFGIKDYNPKIIIGLFVLIWTNDTFAYLVGKSMGKHKLFERISPKKTIEGFLGGVVFAAFAGFLISKLYIQPKPEFSNKSILIWMIIALIVSIFGTIGDLIESKFKRVAGVKDSGSIMPGHGGVLDRLDSVIFVAPIIFLFYQILYYVS
- a CDS encoding lactate utilization protein B/C, translated to MNFFKKIFGSSDAASDEENESEYAGNSIQDSHLSIDERFIFNFKKNGGKFLYCENKQEVAEQFENILEENDWFENEVLCYEPGLFHLLDENKLLYIAPTRPKFLLASCENLIADEGSILFSSKQIRQNKPNELPANIVIIATTSQILSIKSDGLSAIKRKYERDYPTNITTIKYFEKAKEEDFTQYGSVAKNLYLLLLEDL